One region of Trichosurus vulpecula isolate mTriVul1 chromosome 1, mTriVul1.pri, whole genome shotgun sequence genomic DNA includes:
- the LOC118852748 gene encoding leucine-rich repeat-containing protein 14-like, with protein sequence MQSLLTLCAVQVTRHQKLACRALASLPRDLYPALFQAAFMYGRMLVLLTLVQTWPFPSLSFRQLLPQPKQLSWLEQPLKYRVEVLIQALLTALRSRESSSRRPQLRVLDMTGFLDASCWRDPTTVSMWTSAVSRTCLSAPPMAREAQCFAKRRKLDPQVPVASPVELHTDLLVNRTSYSALIQALRTSTCGPLRLRCRDLWAEELSGPSTVALLELLDPVCLRQVDLRFNNLGLSGLCTVVPHMAKFTHLLSLKLQYSNVDVRRLTAEAEGDFQLFVSAIGQLRSLKELNMGSSRLSGRLDQLLSSLQGPLESLGLPFCALLSGDLSYLAQSPHATHLKKLDLSGNKLSGDLLVPFQRLLREASASLLCLDVTECQLMDVNLVSTLPNLCCCTHLRYLGLYGNPLASAGVKNLMEHSLALPELQLVVHPVPVDCYRDLPWPPSLANLLEGTVDEERLASVQAELQQLLQARGRHNVLWTMDIYGHSSFDYFSL encoded by the coding sequence ATGCAGTCGCTGCTGACTCTGTGTGCTGTGCAGGTTACGCGACACCAGAAACTGGCATGTCGGGCTCTGGCCTCCCTGCCTCGGGACCTGTACCCGGCCTTATTCCAGGCCGCTTTCATGTACGGCAGAATGCTGGTGCTGCTGACGCTGGTGCAGACGTGGCCCTTCCCGAGCCTCAGCTTCCGGCAGCTGCTGCCCCAGCCCAAGCAGCTCAGCTGGCTCGAGCAGCCCCTCAAGTATAGGGTGGAAGTCCTGATCCAGGCGCTGCTCACTGCGCTGCGCAGCAGGGAATCTAGCAGCAGGAGGCCTCAGCTTcgagtgttggacatgactggctTCCTGGATGCCAGCTGCTGGCGGGACCCCACAACTGTGAGCATGTGGACTAGCGCAGTGTCAAGGACCTGTCTCAGCGCCCCTCCTATGGCCAGAGAAGCTCAATGCTTTGCCAAGCGCCGAAAGTTGGATCCTCAGGTCCCTGTCGCTAGTCCTGTGGAACTGCACACTGACCTGCTGGTGAACCGAACTTCTTATAGTGCCCTGATACAGGCTCTCCGGACCAGCACTTGTGGCCCTCTTCGCCTTCGCTGCAGGGACCTTTGGGCTGAGGAACTGTCGGGTCCTAGCACTGTAGCTCTCTTGGAGCTGCTGGACCCAGTGTGTCTGCGCCAGGTGGACCTTCGCTTTAACAACCTGGGACTCTCAGGCCTGTGTACTGTCGTGCCCCACATGGCCAAGTTCACCCACCTGTTGAGCCTGAAGCTACAATACAGCAATGTGGATGTGCGGAGGCTCACAGCTGAGGCAGAAGGCGACTTCCAACTCTTTGTTTCTGCAATTGGCCAGCTGAGGAGCCTCAAGGAACTCAACATGGGTTCCTCACGACTCTCAGGCCGCCTTGATCAGCTCCTTAGCAGTCTACAGGGCCCTCTGGAAAGCCTGGGACTTCCCTTCTGTGCCCTTCTCTCTGGGGACTTGAGTTACTTAGCCCAGAGCCCCCATGCCACCCATCTCAAGAAGCTGGATCTCAGTGGCAACAAACTATCTGGTGACCTCCTGGTACCTTTTCAGAGACTACTGAGGGAAGCCTCAGCCTCCCTGCTTTGTCTGGATGTTACAGAGTGCCAGCTCATGGATGTCAACCTTGTTAGTACCTTGCCTAACCTATGCTGCTGTACCCATCTCCGCTACCTTGGTCTCTATGGTAACCCTCTTGCTAGTGCCGGAGTGAAGAACTTGATGGAACACTCACTGGCGTTGCCTGAGCTCCAGCTGGTTGTTCACCCAGTCCCTGTGGATTGCTACAGGGACCTGCCATGGCCACCCTCTTTAGCCAATCTCCTAGAGGGTACTGTGGATGAAGAGAGGCTTGCCAGTGTGCAagctgagctgcagcagttgctACAGGCCAGAGGACGCCACAATGTGCTATGGACCATGGATATCTACGGCCACAGCAGTTTTGACTACTTCAGCCTGTAG